From the Martelella mediterranea DSM 17316 genome, one window contains:
- the adhP gene encoding alcohol dehydrogenase AdhP translates to MEKTMKAAVVRQFGKPLVMEEVAVPSVGPGQILVKMAASGVCHTDLHAAEGDWPIKPEPPFIPGHEGVGHVVAVGAGVSHVKEGDRVGVPWLYTACGCCKHCLGGWETLCEAQQNTGYSVNGSFAEYVLADPNYVGHLPDNVSFTEIAPILCAGVTVYKGLKVTDTKPGDWVVISGIGGLGHLAVQYAKAMGLNVLAVDIDDAKLDLAKRLGASLAVNARNADPVAFVKKEIGGAEGVLVTAVSPKAFEQAQGMVQRGGTVSLNGLPPGDFPLPIFDTVLNGITVRGSIVGTRLDLQEALDFAGAGKVKATIKTDKLENINEIFAKMHHGEIEGRIVIDYQ, encoded by the coding sequence ATGGAAAAGACCATGAAAGCCGCCGTTGTCCGGCAATTCGGCAAGCCTCTGGTAATGGAAGAGGTCGCAGTCCCCTCGGTCGGGCCGGGCCAGATTCTCGTCAAGATGGCTGCAAGCGGCGTCTGCCACACCGACCTGCATGCGGCGGAAGGTGACTGGCCGATCAAACCCGAGCCGCCTTTCATTCCGGGCCATGAGGGCGTGGGACACGTCGTCGCCGTGGGCGCCGGCGTCAGCCATGTCAAGGAAGGCGACCGCGTCGGGGTTCCGTGGCTCTACACCGCCTGCGGCTGCTGCAAGCATTGCCTCGGCGGGTGGGAGACGCTGTGCGAAGCGCAGCAAAACACCGGCTATTCGGTCAATGGCAGTTTTGCGGAATATGTTCTGGCTGATCCGAACTATGTCGGGCACCTGCCTGACAATGTCAGCTTCACCGAGATTGCGCCGATCCTTTGCGCAGGCGTTACGGTCTACAAGGGCCTGAAAGTGACGGACACCAAACCCGGCGACTGGGTCGTGATTTCGGGCATTGGCGGGCTTGGACATCTGGCCGTGCAATATGCAAAGGCAATGGGCCTGAATGTGCTTGCCGTGGATATCGACGACGCGAAACTCGACCTGGCGAAACGACTTGGCGCAAGTCTGGCGGTCAATGCCCGCAATGCCGATCCGGTGGCCTTCGTGAAAAAGGAAATCGGCGGCGCGGAAGGAGTTCTGGTCACCGCCGTTTCGCCCAAGGCCTTCGAACAGGCGCAGGGCATGGTCCAGCGCGGCGGAACCGTATCGCTCAATGGCCTGCCGCCCGGCGATTTCCCGCTTCCCATCTTCGACACCGTGCTGAACGGTATCACGGTTCGCGGATCGATCGTCGGAACCCGGCTTGACCTGCAGGAGGCGCTGGACTTCGCCGGCGCGGGAAAGGTCAAGGCGACGATCAAGACCGACAAGCTCGAGAACATCAACGAGATCTTCGCCAAGATGCATCACGGCGAAATCGAAGGCCGCATCGTCATCGACTACCAGTGA